The DNA region GATCTCCAACCCGACGCAGGTGTATCCCAACGGCTACATCAGCGACACCACCAAGTTCCGCCTGCTGAACGCGACGATCTCGACGCCGACGACCACGACGGCCAACGACTGGTCGGCGCTGACGTCGGCCGGACCGGTGTCCATCGCGTCCGGCGCCGAGGCCGTCTTCCTCTACGCGCTGGTGTGGGGCGAGAGCCTGGCCGACCTGCAGGCCAACACGGACGCGGCCCTGACCGTCGACCTCACCGCGCCGACGCCGGTGGCCGACGCCGGCCTGCCGCGGGCGCTCTCCCTGGCCCAGAACTCTCCCAACCCCTTCAACCCGCAGACGACCATCGTCTTCGCGCTCGACCGCGCCGCCGGCGTGCGGCTGGGCGTGTACGACCTCCAGGGCCGCTTGGTGCGGACCCTGGCCGAGCGCGTCTACGCTCCGGGCGAGCACAGCGTCGTCTGGGACGGCCGCGACGAGTCCGGTTCGGAGATGCCCTCGGGCCTCTACCTGTACCGGCTCGAGGACGGCCGGCGGACCCAGACCCGCAAGATGGTGCTGGTGCGCTGAGGCGCCCATCGCCGCGGCGACCGGACGGCCCCCCTCCCGCGACGGGAGAGGGGCCGTCGCCGTTGACGGCAGGGGCCGATGGCCCCATGCTGGGGCCATGGAGACGCGACCCTTCCGACAGAACGTCGTGTTCGGAGCCGGCGCCCTCGGCAGCTGGATGGGCGCGCGCCTCGCGCCGCCGGCCGTGCTGGTGGCCCGCGGCGAGCACGCGCTGGCGATGCGCGCCTCGGGCCTGCGGCTGGCCGGCATCGAGAACGCCGTCGTGCCGGTGGCCGTGGCCGACGCCTGCCCGCCCCTGGAGGCGGACGCGCTGCTGCTGGTGACGGTCAAGGTGATCGATCTGGCGGCCGCGGCCCGCGCCGTGCGCGACCGGTTGCGCGAGGACACCGTGGTCGCGGTGGTCGCCAACGGGTTCGCGCCGCAGGAGATCCTGGGCGAGGCACTGGGCCGGCCGGTCGTGAGGGTCGTGGCGGAGTTCGGCGCGACGATGGACGGCCCGGGACGCGTGTCGGCCTGGGGCGGCCGCGCGCTGCTGCTGCACGGCGTGCGCGAGGACCGGGTCGCGGCGGCGCTGGCGCCCACCGGCCTGCGCGTCGAGCGGATCGACGACCTCGCGCGGCATTCGTGGGAGAAGCTGGCCCTGAACTGCGTGGCCAACCCGCTGGCCGGCCTCACCGGCCGCCGCAACTGCGACCTCGCCGACGACGACCTGGCCGACCTGCGGCTGGCCGTGGCCCGCGAGGTCATGGAGGTGGCGGCCCGCGACGGCGTCGACCTGCCCGACGAGCTGCCCGAGCGCATCGACCTCGTGCTGGCGCGCTCGCGCAACCTCAACTCCATGGCGCAGGACCTGGCGCGGGGCCGTCCCACCGAGATCGAGCACCTCAACGGCTTCGTCGCGCGGCAGGCCGAGGCGTTCGGGATGGACGCGCCGCTGAACCGCTGGCTCGCCGCGCTGATCCGCCTGCGCGAGGGGAAGACCGACTAGCGCCTTCGTCCCTACTCCCGCCTTCGCGCCTGCCACGCCAGCCCGCCCACGATCAGCGCCAGCCCGCCCAGCGTCGCCGGCCGCACGGCCTCGCCCAGCACGAACTGGATGAAGACCAGCGACAGGAACGGCGACAGGAAGATGAGGTTGGCGACGCGCGAGGTGTTCTCCGCCAGCTTCAGCGCCGTCAGCCAGATCACGAACGTGACGCCCATCTCCACGACGCCGACGTACAGCGCGCCCAGCAGGCCCGGTCCGTCCGCGCCCAGGTCGCGCCGCGCCCAGCCGTACAGCAGCACCAGCGGTGCGCCGACGGCGAAGTTCACCAGCAGCCCCGACGCCGGCTCCAGCCGCGAGCGCGCGTTGCCGAGCCAGTAGAGCGCCCACAGCAGCGTGCTGCCCAGCGCCAGGGCCACGCCCGCCGGATCGACGCTCCGCCAGTCCCGCAGGTCGCCGCCGGTGCTGATCACCGCCACGCCCGCGTAGCACACCAGCCCGGCCAGCAGGTCGCGCGCGCGCGGGCGCTGCCCGAGCAGGGGCACCGACAGCCAGGTCAGCGTCAGGGCCCAGGTGTAGTTCAGGGGCTGCGCGACCTGGGCGGGCAGGCGGTCGTAGGCCTCGAACAGGATCAGGTAGTAGAGGCAGGGGTTGACGACGCCCAGCCCGGCCGCCAGCAGCAGGTCGCGCCGCGGCGCCCGCCGCAGGGCCGTCCAGCCGCGCCGCGCCGTCACCACGGCGGCCAGCACCAGCAGCGACACGGTCGCCGACCAGGCCAGCAGGGCGACCGGCGAGAGGTGCCGCAGCGAGAGCTTGAAGGCCGTCGCCACGGTCGACCACATCAGCACCGTGACGAGGCCCAACAGCGTGGCGCGGCGCTGGTCCTTCACGATGAAGCACCGGGTCGCGGGCCGACCGGCCGGGAGCGCCGCAGCGCGACGGCGGCCGCGGCGATCGCGGTCGCCGACAGGACGACGCCGACCCACCAGCAGGCCGCCGCGACCGGCGTCCCGGTGCGCACGACCAGTTCGTGGGCCCCGGGCTCCAGGCGGATCAGGATCCCGCCCAGGGGTGCCGGCGACCAGCCGACGGGCGCGCCGTCGACCTCGACGACCGTGCTCGGGTAGGGGTTCCTGGCGAGCCGGACCGCGCCCCACTCATCCGCGGGCAGCTCCAGTTCCCACCGGTCCGGCAGCACCCGGGCGCGCGTCCCGGCCACGGGGCGCGGGTCCGCCGCCGTCAGCCAGGCGCGGATCTCCGCGGCCAGAGCTTCGGCGTGCGCGGTCGCCAGACCGTCGACGCCCAGGCTCGCGTCGGCGGGGAGCGCGGGGGACGGGACGGACGCGTCGGCAAGCACGGCGACCGGCGAGGCCCGCGCGACGCGCAGCGCGCGATCACCGGGTCGGACCCGCCAGCCCTCGCCGGCGAAGGCCGAGGGATCGACGACCTCGCTCAGCGGTTTCGTGAACAGGAGATCGCCGATGTCGAAGAACCCCAGCAGCCGGGCGTCGTCCTCGTCGAGCTTCCCGCCCGCGGCGAGCTTGGCGCCGATCGTCTGGATGACCGCCGCCGTGTACCAGTACTCCCGGGGCGCGCCCTGGAAGAAGGGGCCGCCGGCGGCGGGAACGCGCCGCGTCGGCGCGTAGCTCCAGATGTTGCCGCGCAGCGGGGAGCCGGGCCAGGTCCTGAACTCGACCAGGCGGTGCCCGCCGTCGTCGGTCTCGAGGAGACGGTAGGCCTCGGCCCGGTCGTCGCGGGTGCGCGTGTAGCTGCTGAGCGCCTGGATGGGCAGCTGGTCCAGCACGGCGAACGCGATCAGCAGCACCGTCGCCGCGCGGAGTCCCCGGTCGCCGACACCCCGG from bacterium includes:
- a CDS encoding 2-dehydropantoate 2-reductase translates to METRPFRQNVVFGAGALGSWMGARLAPPAVLVARGEHALAMRASGLRLAGIENAVVPVAVADACPPLEADALLLVTVKVIDLAAAARAVRDRLREDTVVAVVANGFAPQEILGEALGRPVVRVVAEFGATMDGPGRVSAWGGRALLLHGVREDRVAAALAPTGLRVERIDDLARHSWEKLALNCVANPLAGLTGRRNCDLADDDLADLRLAVAREVMEVAARDGVDLPDELPERIDLVLARSRNLNSMAQDLARGRPTEIEHLNGFVARQAEAFGMDAPLNRWLAALIRLREGKTD
- a CDS encoding DMT family transporter, which gives rise to MKDQRRATLLGLVTVLMWSTVATAFKLSLRHLSPVALLAWSATVSLLVLAAVVTARRGWTALRRAPRRDLLLAAGLGVVNPCLYYLILFEAYDRLPAQVAQPLNYTWALTLTWLSVPLLGQRPRARDLLAGLVCYAGVAVISTGGDLRDWRSVDPAGVALALGSTLLWALYWLGNARSRLEPASGLLVNFAVGAPLVLLYGWARRDLGADGPGLLGALYVGVVEMGVTFVIWLTALKLAENTSRVANLIFLSPFLSLVFIQFVLGEAVRPATLGGLALIVGGLAWQARRRE